Proteins encoded by one window of Thermococcus sp. JdF3:
- a CDS encoding YhbY family RNA-binding protein, translating into MEKRLPGKVRRAVRARYYDIPPRAWIGKRGLDEGVIEEIRTQLEKDGILKVEIRKGALINTGLDRQTLARKVAEMTDSELIDVRGKRFILFKPREGWEKYLRKLQRKELSKEKREEKPVKKVRLDIAQFRRKFKKGRD; encoded by the coding sequence ATGGAGAAACGCTTACCGGGTAAGGTGAGACGCGCCGTGCGGGCGAGATACTACGATATCCCTCCACGGGCGTGGATAGGCAAGCGAGGGCTTGATGAGGGTGTCATCGAAGAGATAAGGACTCAGCTGGAGAAGGACGGCATCCTCAAGGTTGAGATAAGGAAGGGCGCCCTTATCAACACTGGACTCGACAGGCAGACCCTGGCCAGAAAAGTCGCGGAAATGACCGACAGCGAACTCATCGACGTGCGCGGCAAAAGGTTTATATTGTTCAAACCGAGGGAAGGTTGGGAAAAGTATTTAAGGAAGCTCCAGAGAAAGGAGCTTTCGAAGGAAAAGCGGGAGGAGAAGCCCGTTAAGAAAGTCAGGCTCGATATCGCTCAATTCAGGAGGAAATTCAAGAAGGGGAGGGATTGA
- a CDS encoding DNA-binding protein — protein MAEDIEEIRKRKLMELQRKYLEQQKAQEEALRQEMELEAQLDAIMRRILTPEARERLGRVKLVKPELARQVELVLVQLYQAGQIREPIDDAKLKRILAQIDERTRRDYTIKW, from the coding sequence ATGGCTGAGGACATAGAGGAGATCAGGAAGCGCAAGCTCATGGAACTTCAGAGGAAGTACCTCGAACAGCAGAAGGCCCAGGAGGAGGCTTTGAGGCAGGAGATGGAGCTTGAGGCCCAGCTCGATGCCATAATGCGGAGAATTCTTACCCCCGAGGCCAGGGAGAGGCTTGGCAGGGTTAAACTCGTCAAGCCAGAGCTCGCGAGACAGGTTGAGCTCGTTCTGGTCCAGCTCTACCAGGCGGGCCAGATAAGGGAGCCCATCGACGACGCCAAGCTCAAGAGGATTCTGGCCCAGATAGACGAGAGAACGCGCAGGGACTACACGATTAAGTGGTGA
- a CDS encoding type II toxin-antitoxin system VapC family toxin codes for MKVVLDTNAFNNWRFLKWLKSSSLEPFISTVTYTEYLYHIAKKKGDFGIALENFETLLWAIGIKVMAFDVESARLAVEKALGRWDFSENARDYMIGALALKLNAPLITYNKKHFEWFPEVLTPEEAMQHFGD; via the coding sequence ATGAAGGTCGTCCTGGATACCAACGCCTTTAACAACTGGAGGTTTCTCAAGTGGCTCAAATCCTCAAGCCTAGAGCCCTTCATAAGCACAGTAACCTACACCGAGTACCTCTACCACATCGCCAAGAAGAAAGGCGACTTTGGAATCGCGCTTGAGAACTTTGAAACCCTTCTATGGGCGATTGGAATTAAGGTCATGGCCTTTGACGTCGAATCGGCCCGGCTGGCTGTTGAAAAGGCCCTCGGTCGCTGGGACTTCTCCGAGAACGCAAGGGACTACATGATAGGGGCTTTGGCCCTGAAGCTCAACGCACCGCTCATAACCTACAACAAGAAGCACTTCGAGTGGTTCCCCGAGGTCTTGACTCCCGAGGAAGCGATGCAGCATTTTGGGGATTAG
- a CDS encoding translation initiation factor IF-6 produces the protein MHIERLDFENSPYLGVYGTATDRVALIREGLGEKKLEVLREVLKVPLIETSIMKSRIVGIFAAGNSSTIVVPWYVWDAELERINGQLREHGIDTEIVPFQSTLTAFGNLILANDRAALVSAKFSREEAKRLEDVLGVEVERGMIGDFHAVGSVGVVTNRGGLVHPEATDEELEWLRDLFKVDIYVGTANMGVPFVGSCMLANSHGVVVGHLTTGPEIVKIEEALGFLD, from the coding sequence ATGCACATAGAAAGGCTCGATTTTGAGAACTCTCCGTATCTGGGCGTTTACGGTACCGCCACCGACAGGGTAGCCCTTATCAGGGAGGGCCTCGGCGAGAAGAAGCTCGAGGTTCTCAGGGAGGTTCTCAAGGTTCCGCTCATTGAAACGAGCATAATGAAGTCGCGCATAGTGGGTATATTCGCGGCCGGCAACTCCAGCACCATAGTCGTCCCCTGGTACGTCTGGGACGCCGAGCTGGAGAGGATAAACGGCCAGCTCAGAGAGCACGGGATTGACACCGAGATAGTCCCGTTCCAGAGCACCCTCACCGCCTTCGGCAACCTCATCCTCGCCAACGACAGGGCGGCGCTGGTGAGCGCGAAGTTCAGCCGCGAGGAGGCCAAGAGGCTCGAGGACGTACTCGGCGTCGAGGTCGAGAGGGGGATGATAGGTGACTTCCACGCCGTCGGGAGCGTCGGGGTCGTCACCAACAGGGGCGGACTCGTTCATCCGGAGGCGACCGACGAGGAGCTCGAGTGGCTCCGCGACCTCTTCAAGGTTGACATCTACGTCGGAACCGCCAACATGGGCGTTCCCTTCGTTGGCTCATGCATGCTGGCGAACTCTCACGGTGTCGTCGTTGGGCACCTGACCACCGGACCCGAGATAGTGAAGATTGAAGAAGCCTTGGGCTTCCTTGATTGA
- the fen gene encoding flap endonuclease-1: protein MGVQIGELVPRKEIELENLYGRKVAIDAFNAIYQFLSTIRQRDGTPLMDSRGRITSHLSGLFYRNINLMEAGIKPAYVFDGKPPEFKKREIEKRREAREEAEEKWYEALERGDLEEAKKYAMRATRVNEGLINDAKRLLELMGIPVVQAPSEGEAQAAYMAARKKVYASASQDYDSLLFGAPRLVRNVTITGRRKLPGKNVYVEVRPELIVLEEVLKELGIDREKLIEMAILVGTDYNPGGIKGIGPKKALTIVKRSKDPLKKYNKDSDVDLYAIKEFFLNPPVTDEYELKWREPDEEGILKFLCDEHDFSEERVKNGLERLKKAVKAGKQATLESWFGKR, encoded by the coding sequence ATGGGCGTACAGATAGGCGAGCTCGTTCCTAGGAAGGAGATAGAGCTGGAGAACCTCTACGGAAGGAAGGTCGCGATAGATGCCTTCAACGCGATATACCAGTTCCTCTCGACCATTCGTCAGCGCGACGGAACGCCGCTCATGGACTCCCGGGGAAGGATAACCTCCCACCTCAGCGGGCTCTTCTACAGGAACATCAACCTCATGGAAGCTGGGATAAAGCCGGCGTACGTGTTCGACGGCAAGCCGCCGGAGTTCAAGAAGAGGGAGATAGAGAAGCGCCGCGAGGCAAGGGAAGAGGCCGAGGAGAAGTGGTACGAGGCCCTCGAAAGGGGCGACCTCGAAGAGGCGAAGAAGTACGCGATGCGCGCAACCCGCGTAAACGAGGGGCTCATAAACGACGCCAAGAGGCTCCTTGAGCTGATGGGAATCCCGGTAGTCCAGGCGCCGAGCGAGGGTGAGGCCCAGGCCGCCTACATGGCGGCGAGAAAGAAGGTCTACGCCTCCGCCAGCCAGGACTACGACTCGCTCCTCTTCGGTGCGCCCAGGCTTGTCAGAAACGTCACGATAACCGGGCGGAGAAAGCTCCCGGGGAAGAACGTCTACGTCGAGGTCAGGCCGGAGCTGATAGTTCTGGAGGAGGTTCTCAAGGAGCTCGGCATAGACAGGGAGAAGCTCATTGAGATGGCCATCTTGGTGGGCACCGACTACAATCCGGGCGGGATTAAAGGCATCGGGCCGAAAAAAGCCCTAACCATCGTCAAGCGCAGCAAGGACCCACTGAAGAAGTACAACAAGGACAGCGACGTTGATTTGTACGCCATAAAGGAGTTCTTCCTCAACCCGCCGGTTACCGATGAATACGAGCTCAAGTGGCGCGAGCCGGATGAGGAAGGAATCCTCAAGTTCCTCTGCGACGAGCACGACTTCAGCGAGGAGAGGGTGAAGAACGGTCTTGAGAGGCTGAAAAAGGCGGTAAAGGCGGGAAAGCAGGCAACGCTGGAGAGCTGGTTTGGGAAGCGCTGA
- a CDS encoding asparagine synthase-related protein, whose translation MLVHHLYSGGKDSSLAAWILTRLGYEVKLVTVSFGLLDNWRFARETAERLGFEHQTLYLPREILENAAEIAIEDGHPNNAIQFIHEKALEALASLPEVERVSDGTRRDDRVPLLDLPKARSLEDRFGVAYVRPLLGLGYRTVRELTERLFVVEIRESEELEKADYEVELRHLIRENGLDPLEIFPRRHYQSRVLGWREKGI comes from the coding sequence GTGCTCGTCCATCATCTCTATTCAGGTGGAAAAGACTCAAGTTTAGCCGCGTGGATTCTAACCAGGCTCGGCTACGAGGTGAAGCTCGTAACGGTGAGCTTCGGCCTACTCGACAACTGGCGTTTCGCCAGGGAAACCGCGGAAAGGCTGGGCTTCGAGCACCAAACCCTCTACCTGCCCAGGGAAATTCTGGAAAATGCGGCTGAGATTGCCATTGAAGATGGGCATCCCAACAACGCGATACAGTTCATCCACGAGAAGGCTTTGGAGGCCCTCGCTTCTCTCCCGGAGGTTGAGAGGGTCAGCGACGGAACGAGGAGGGACGACAGGGTTCCGCTCCTCGACCTGCCGAAGGCCCGCTCGCTGGAGGACCGCTTTGGCGTTGCCTACGTACGCCCGCTCCTCGGCCTCGGCTACAGGACGGTACGCGAGCTGACCGAGAGGCTCTTCGTCGTTGAAATCAGGGAGAGCGAGGAGCTGGAGAAGGCCGACTACGAGGTCGAGCTGAGGCACCTCATAAGGGAGAATGGACTCGACCCCCTCGAAATCTTCCCGAGGAGGCACTACCAGTCGAGGGTTCTTGGCTGGAGGGAGAAAGGGATTTAA
- a CDS encoding CGP-CTERM sorting domain-containing protein — translation MKYVNVTDSLARFNFTVLSVAPLGREWFLIGVRHLSPCEFDVCTNVSYTVMEYLPEEERIGRPVRLSQIDSDVLFNLPGVMAVSGTLSNGSLVFSFPYANETYPVPVEAFEKYLRLLNFSDSSGLNAESLLKLFRAVPFRGGIILYLPSYGLEAYTPEPYSVREYLLIGNRSSVYFPHMWVGHSGFVYSPNNASATPLTERLFPPLLYYHNGKLSPLLNLSVETYVRASDGSGEAFTCAQPVLKLPNGTLARVGGNSSVPELELPPDEGRVYISIVRTVPHYSPENFTFVDLCVNREEILHARLGESPVSFLQTPFPGLFLNVNGSWVYGRLSSGGFRDFCIDYWGPAFNETFVYDPVGRILHPIEVSTLGRDSSHEFHAWKANRGAVSFITPSLDISWIPLENLSRCVPSSKAASMLRGIKVGEGILFYYPFYVTGIALEGRGWATVWGDYSSNAPTTLDGTCLAFYYSDGRITSALKAETAVVTVPVGNWSVKLGIPYIDTGNALNVSPELPEESTPTQTLPGEEGSSVCGPAAIIGFSVIPLLLRRKRRG, via the coding sequence GTGAAGTACGTTAATGTCACGGACTCGTTGGCGAGGTTCAACTTCACCGTCCTTTCAGTTGCTCCCCTCGGGAGGGAGTGGTTCCTCATCGGTGTCCGCCACCTTTCCCCCTGCGAGTTCGACGTCTGCACCAACGTAAGCTACACCGTCATGGAGTACCTCCCGGAGGAGGAACGGATTGGGAGGCCCGTTCGCCTTTCTCAAATTGACTCGGACGTTCTCTTCAACCTGCCCGGTGTTATGGCTGTGAGCGGGACACTCTCCAACGGCTCGCTGGTCTTCTCCTTCCCCTACGCCAACGAAACATATCCCGTTCCGGTTGAGGCCTTTGAGAAGTACCTCCGCCTCCTGAACTTCAGCGACTCCAGCGGCCTGAATGCGGAGAGCCTGCTGAAGCTCTTCCGGGCGGTACCCTTCCGCGGAGGAATCATCCTTTACCTTCCAAGCTACGGGCTTGAGGCCTACACTCCAGAGCCATACTCCGTCAGGGAATACCTCCTCATTGGGAATAGGTCCAGCGTTTACTTCCCCCACATGTGGGTTGGGCACTCCGGTTTCGTCTACTCCCCCAATAACGCCAGCGCGACTCCCCTGACAGAACGACTCTTCCCGCCTTTGCTGTACTACCACAACGGAAAGCTCAGCCCCCTTCTGAACCTCTCGGTTGAGACCTATGTCCGGGCCTCCGACGGTTCCGGTGAGGCGTTTACCTGTGCTCAGCCAGTTCTGAAGCTTCCAAACGGAACCCTTGCCCGGGTTGGGGGAAACTCTTCCGTTCCCGAGCTGGAACTTCCCCCCGATGAAGGCAGGGTCTATATCTCCATCGTCCGCACCGTACCCCATTACTCCCCAGAAAACTTCACTTTCGTGGATCTTTGCGTTAACAGAGAGGAAATCCTCCATGCCAGGCTTGGTGAGTCACCGGTGTCCTTCCTCCAGACACCTTTTCCAGGGCTGTTCCTCAACGTCAATGGCTCGTGGGTGTACGGGAGGCTGAGTAGTGGAGGATTCAGAGACTTTTGCATCGATTACTGGGGACCAGCTTTCAACGAAACCTTCGTCTACGACCCCGTTGGGAGGATTCTCCATCCCATTGAAGTGAGCACGTTGGGACGTGATTCCTCCCATGAGTTCCATGCGTGGAAGGCCAACCGGGGCGCCGTTAGTTTCATAACGCCCTCCCTCGATATCTCCTGGATCCCTCTGGAAAACCTCTCTCGGTGTGTCCCCTCTTCAAAAGCTGCGTCAATGCTCCGCGGGATTAAAGTGGGGGAGGGGATACTCTTTTATTACCCATTCTACGTTACGGGAATCGCGCTCGAGGGGCGCGGCTGGGCAACCGTCTGGGGCGACTACTCCTCAAACGCCCCCACCACACTCGACGGTACCTGCCTGGCATTCTACTACTCAGACGGCAGAATAACTTCCGCTCTGAAGGCCGAGACCGCCGTTGTAACGGTGCCAGTCGGGAACTGGAGCGTTAAACTCGGCATTCCGTATATTGATACGGGCAACGCCCTCAACGTCTCCCCGGAGCTCCCGGAGGAAAGCACGCCCACTCAGACCCTGCCAGGGGAAGAGGGTTCGAGCGTTTGCGGTCCGGCCGCGATAATCGGGTTCTCGGTAATCCCCCTCCTCCTGAGGAGAAAACGCCGGGGATAG
- a CDS encoding 30S ribosomal protein S19e — MATVYDVPGDLLVERVAQKLKEIEAIKPPEWAPFVKTGRHKERIPEQDDWWYYRVASVFRKVYVDGPVGIERLRTWYGGRKNRGHAPEHFYKAGGSIIRKALQQLEAAGFVQKVPGEGRVVTPQGQSFLDKIATELKKELEEQIPELKKY, encoded by the coding sequence ATGGCGACCGTTTACGACGTTCCCGGTGATTTGCTCGTTGAGAGGGTTGCGCAGAAGCTCAAGGAGATAGAGGCTATAAAGCCGCCCGAGTGGGCCCCGTTCGTCAAGACCGGGAGGCACAAGGAGAGAATCCCGGAGCAGGACGACTGGTGGTACTACCGCGTTGCCAGCGTCTTCAGGAAGGTCTACGTCGACGGCCCGGTCGGCATCGAGAGGCTCAGGACCTGGTACGGCGGCAGGAAAAACCGCGGCCACGCCCCGGAGCACTTCTACAAGGCCGGGGGAAGCATCATAAGGAAGGCCCTCCAGCAGCTCGAGGCTGCCGGCTTCGTCCAGAAGGTTCCGGGAGAGGGCAGGGTCGTTACCCCGCAGGGACAGAGCTTCCTTGACAAGATTGCCACCGAGCTCAAGAAGGAGCTCGAGGAGCAGATACCCGAGCTCAAGAAGTACTGA
- a CDS encoding 50S ribosomal protein L31e, translating into MIKPGEEVIFVVPIQKIKKRVPRWKRAPRAAKFVREWIARHAKADEVIIGTDVNEKLWERGAEKPPSKLRVKVIVEEEDGKRIAKVALA; encoded by the coding sequence ATGATCAAGCCCGGAGAGGAAGTCATATTCGTCGTTCCCATACAGAAAATAAAGAAGCGCGTTCCACGCTGGAAGAGGGCCCCGAGGGCCGCCAAGTTCGTCCGCGAGTGGATAGCCAGGCACGCCAAGGCCGACGAGGTCATCATCGGCACCGACGTCAACGAGAAGCTCTGGGAGCGCGGCGCAGAAAAGCCGCCCAGCAAGCTCCGTGTTAAGGTTATCGTCGAAGAGGAAGACGGCAAGAGAATTGCCAAGGTCGCCCTCGCCTGA
- the acs gene encoding acetate--CoA ligase alpha subunit gives MDRNLEALFRPKSIAVIGASEKPGKIGYAVMKNLVEYGYEGKIYPVNVKGVEIEINGKKFKSYKSILDVPDEVDMAVIVVPAKFVPQVVEECGQKGVKVLPIISSGFGELGEEGKKVERQIVETAHRYGMRILGPNIFGVVYTPAKMNATFGPTDVMPGNLALISQSGALGIALMGWTILEKVGLSAVVSVGNKSDIDDADLLEFFKTDDNTKAILIYMEGVKDGRRFMEVAREVSKEKPIIIIKAGRSERGAKAAASHTGSLAGADSIYTAAFKQSGVLRALTIGEAFDWARTLSNLPEPEGENVVILTNGGGIGVMATDAAEEEGLHLYDDLEELKVFANHMPPFGSYKNPVDLTGMAGAESYEGAVRDALANPNMHAVAVLYCQTAVLDPRDLARIVIREYNESGRKKPLVVAIVGGIEAKEAIDMLNEEGIPAYPEPERAIKSLAALYKWSNWKARQRRE, from the coding sequence ATGGACAGGAACCTTGAGGCACTTTTCAGACCGAAGAGCATCGCCGTTATCGGCGCTTCGGAGAAGCCGGGCAAGATCGGCTACGCTGTTATGAAGAACCTCGTTGAGTACGGCTACGAGGGCAAGATATACCCGGTCAACGTTAAGGGTGTTGAGATAGAGATAAACGGGAAGAAGTTCAAGTCCTACAAGAGCATCCTCGACGTTCCGGACGAGGTCGATATGGCCGTCATCGTCGTCCCGGCCAAGTTCGTCCCGCAGGTCGTCGAGGAGTGCGGCCAGAAGGGTGTTAAGGTTCTCCCGATCATCAGCTCGGGCTTCGGCGAGCTCGGAGAGGAGGGCAAGAAGGTCGAGAGGCAGATAGTCGAGACCGCCCACAGGTACGGCATGAGGATCCTCGGCCCGAACATCTTCGGCGTCGTCTATACCCCCGCCAAGATGAACGCCACCTTCGGGCCCACCGACGTCATGCCGGGCAACCTGGCCCTCATCAGCCAGAGCGGTGCGCTGGGAATAGCCCTCATGGGCTGGACCATCCTCGAGAAGGTCGGCCTCTCAGCCGTCGTCAGTGTCGGAAACAAGAGCGACATAGATGACGCCGACCTTCTCGAGTTCTTCAAGACCGACGACAACACCAAGGCCATCCTCATCTACATGGAGGGCGTCAAGGACGGGAGGCGCTTCATGGAGGTTGCCAGGGAGGTCAGCAAGGAGAAGCCGATAATCATCATCAAGGCCGGAAGGAGCGAGCGCGGTGCCAAAGCAGCCGCTTCCCACACCGGTTCGCTCGCCGGCGCTGACAGCATCTACACCGCAGCGTTCAAGCAGAGCGGCGTCCTGAGGGCCCTCACCATCGGCGAGGCTTTCGACTGGGCCAGGACTCTGAGCAACCTCCCGGAGCCGGAGGGGGAGAACGTCGTCATCCTCACCAACGGCGGTGGAATAGGAGTTATGGCCACCGATGCCGCCGAGGAGGAGGGACTGCACCTCTACGACGACCTCGAGGAGCTCAAGGTCTTCGCCAACCACATGCCGCCCTTCGGAAGCTACAAGAACCCGGTTGACCTCACCGGCATGGCCGGCGCGGAGAGCTACGAGGGCGCCGTCAGGGACGCCCTTGCGAACCCGAACATGCACGCCGTGGCCGTGCTCTACTGCCAGACCGCCGTGCTCGACCCGCGCGACCTGGCCAGGATCGTCATCCGCGAGTACAACGAGAGCGGCAGGAAGAAGCCCCTCGTCGTTGCAATCGTCGGCGGCATAGAGGCCAAGGAAGCCATCGACATGCTCAACGAGGAGGGCATCCCGGCCTATCCGGAGCCGGAGAGGGCCATCAAGTCCCTCGCGGCCCTCTACAAGTGGAGCAACTGGAAGGCCAGGCAGAGGAGGGAGTGA
- a CDS encoding phosphate-starvation-inducible PsiE family protein produces MRTFGSRAERRALRLLSILFDFVVIALGTLTMLYVVRMILDLAINSLVNFAPEQALQGIVLVLIFLEIFEIIVMYIIYHHVPMKNVVEIGVLALVKELLITLDLTELGWGVLLGMAALIAAMGWVYTRERQREDSYKRFLIEHGITEEDADELTKTLGEVEE; encoded by the coding sequence GTGAGGACTTTCGGAAGCAGGGCCGAGCGAAGGGCCCTACGACTGCTGAGCATTCTCTTCGACTTCGTTGTCATAGCCCTCGGCACGCTCACCATGCTCTATGTCGTCAGGATGATACTGGACCTGGCGATAAACTCACTGGTCAATTTCGCGCCAGAGCAGGCTCTTCAGGGCATAGTCCTCGTCCTCATCTTCCTCGAAATCTTCGAGATAATCGTCATGTACATCATCTACCACCACGTTCCGATGAAGAACGTAGTTGAGATAGGCGTGCTGGCGCTGGTAAAGGAGCTCCTCATAACTCTCGACCTCACGGAACTCGGCTGGGGGGTGCTCCTCGGGATGGCGGCCCTCATAGCCGCTATGGGCTGGGTGTACACGCGGGAAAGGCAGCGGGAGGACAGCTACAAACGCTTCCTCATCGAACACGGCATCACCGAGGAGGACGCCGACGAGCTGACTAAGACCCTTGGGGAGGTCGAAGAATAG
- a CDS encoding 50S ribosomal protein L39e translates to MARNKPLAKKLRLAKAAKQNRRIPVWVIVKTNRNVMTHPKRRMWRRTKLKE, encoded by the coding sequence ATGGCGAGAAACAAGCCGCTTGCGAAGAAGCTCAGACTTGCCAAGGCCGCCAAGCAGAACAGGCGCATTCCGGTCTGGGTCATCGTCAAGACCAACAGGAATGTCATGACCCACCCCAAGAGGAGAATGTGGAGGAGAACCAAGCTCAAGGAGTGA
- a CDS encoding AbrB/MazE/SpoVT family DNA-binding domain-containing protein, which translates to MPVVTKKYQVTIPKEVREALGINAGDEVVFVRTTEGYVIKPLDEFLKEMAELAKDVEKTVDDLRRGLGKGVEGSLKELGD; encoded by the coding sequence ATGCCCGTTGTCACGAAGAAATACCAGGTCACGATACCCAAGGAGGTCAGGGAGGCCCTTGGGATCAACGCCGGGGACGAGGTCGTTTTCGTGAGAACCACGGAGGGGTATGTGATAAAACCCCTCGACGAGTTCCTGAAGGAGATGGCCGAGCTGGCAAAGGACGTGGAGAAGACCGTTGATGACCTCAGACGGGGACTCGGGAAGGGAGTGGAAGGCTCCCTGAAGGAACTGGGTGACTGA
- the rpl18a gene encoding 50S ribosomal protein L18Ae, whose translation MEVKVFRVKGVFERNGKRERFTREYRGLKAEDVVEILYSEVGSKHRVPRNKIWIESVEEIKPEEAENPIVRKLSGL comes from the coding sequence ATGGAGGTTAAGGTCTTCCGCGTTAAGGGCGTTTTCGAGAGGAACGGAAAGAGGGAGAGGTTCACCAGGGAATACCGCGGCCTCAAAGCCGAGGACGTCGTTGAGATACTCTACTCCGAGGTCGGCAGCAAGCACCGCGTTCCGAGGAACAAGATATGGATCGAGAGCGTCGAGGAGATAAAGCCCGAAGAGGCCGAGAACCCGATAGTCAGAAAGCTCAGCGGGCTCTGA
- a CDS encoding metallophosphoesterase, whose translation MLIALISDIHSNIEALKAVWREVKRADAILCMGDLVGYGASPNEVVEFVRKRMEKRTFLCVRGNHDNAIAFGAEWGFNPYAREAVRWHQRVMSIENLEFLRRLPVRQLFTDDTGRSYLLIHGSPRAPLDEYLFPWLPDEEFKAVLSYVRQDDLLVGHTHVPMLRVLGGRRIINPGGVGQPRDGDWRAACALIDTDGEPPDNVEFRRVEYDVQEAARKILDADLPRFLAERLYEGY comes from the coding sequence ATGCTCATCGCCCTCATAAGCGACATCCACTCCAACATCGAAGCGCTGAAAGCCGTTTGGCGGGAGGTTAAACGGGCCGACGCGATACTCTGCATGGGCGACCTGGTCGGCTACGGGGCTTCGCCAAACGAGGTCGTTGAGTTCGTGAGGAAGCGGATGGAGAAAAGGACTTTCCTCTGCGTCCGCGGCAACCACGACAACGCTATAGCCTTCGGAGCGGAGTGGGGCTTCAACCCCTACGCGCGGGAAGCCGTCAGGTGGCACCAGCGGGTGATGAGCATTGAAAACCTCGAATTTCTCAGAAGACTCCCAGTGAGGCAACTCTTTACGGACGACACCGGCCGGAGCTACCTCCTCATCCACGGCTCCCCGAGGGCCCCGCTGGACGAGTACCTCTTTCCATGGCTCCCGGATGAGGAGTTCAAAGCGGTTTTGAGCTACGTCCGTCAGGACGATCTCCTGGTCGGCCACACCCACGTGCCCATGCTGAGGGTGCTGGGGGGCAGGAGGATCATCAACCCCGGAGGCGTTGGGCAGCCCAGGGACGGGGACTGGAGGGCGGCATGTGCACTGATCGACACCGATGGGGAGCCCCCTGATAACGTTGAGTTCCGCAGGGTGGAGTACGACGTTCAGGAAGCGGCGAGAAAGATACTTGATGCCGACCTGCCCCGCTTCCTGGCGGAGAGGCTGTACGAGGGGTATTGA
- a CDS encoding transcription initiation factor IIB yields MSNRRVCPVCGSTEFIYDPGRGEIICKVCGYVIEENVVDTGPEWRAFDASQREKRARVGAPESILLHDKGLSTDIGIDRNLSGLMREKMYRLRKWQSRLRVSDAAERNLAFALSELDRIASQLKLPRHVEEEAARLYREAVRKGLIRGRSIESVIAACVYASCRLLKVPRTLDEIADISRVDKKEIGRSFRFIARNLNLTPKKLFVKPTDYVNKFADELGLSERVRRRAIAILEEAYDRGLTSGKSPAGLVAAALYIAGLLEDEKRTQREVAEVARVTEVTVRNRYKELVDKLNLKIPV; encoded by the coding sequence GTGAGCAATCGTAGGGTTTGCCCGGTCTGCGGCTCGACGGAGTTCATATACGACCCGGGTAGGGGTGAGATAATCTGTAAGGTTTGCGGTTACGTTATTGAGGAGAACGTCGTTGATACGGGACCGGAGTGGCGCGCTTTTGACGCCAGTCAGAGGGAGAAGCGTGCCCGCGTTGGAGCCCCGGAGAGTATTCTCCTTCATGACAAGGGACTCTCAACCGACATCGGCATCGACAGGAACCTCTCCGGACTGATGCGTGAGAAGATGTACAGGCTCAGGAAGTGGCAGAGCCGCCTCCGCGTCAGCGACGCCGCCGAGCGTAACCTCGCGTTCGCACTGAGCGAGCTGGATAGAATCGCCTCCCAGCTGAAGCTCCCGAGGCACGTGGAGGAGGAGGCCGCGAGGCTCTACCGTGAGGCAGTGAGGAAGGGGCTTATAAGGGGCCGTTCAATTGAAAGCGTAATAGCGGCATGCGTTTACGCATCCTGCAGGCTTCTGAAGGTCCCGAGAACCCTCGACGAGATAGCCGACATCTCCCGCGTTGACAAGAAGGAGATAGGAAGGAGCTTCCGCTTCATAGCCCGGAACCTCAACCTCACGCCAAAGAAGCTCTTCGTCAAGCCAACCGACTACGTAAACAAGTTCGCGGACGAGCTGGGCCTGAGTGAGAGGGTGAGGAGAAGGGCCATCGCGATACTCGAGGAGGCCTACGACCGCGGACTCACAAGCGGAAAGAGCCCGGCCGGCCTGGTTGCGGCTGCACTCTACATCGCCGGCCTACTGGAGGACGAGAAGAGAACCCAGCGCGAGGTGGCCGAGGTAGCGCGCGTCACCGAGGTCACCGTGAGGAACCGCTACAAGGAGCTCGTGGACAAGCTCAACCTGAAGATACCGGTTTGA